The window GGGGGTTTAGTTAGTTATGGGGGGGGTTTAGTTAGTTATAGGGGGGGGTTTAGTTAGTTATAGGGGGGGTTTAGTTAGTTATAGGGGGGGTTTAGTTAGTTATAGGGGGGGTTTAGTTAGTTATATGGGGGGGGTTTAGTTAGTTATAGGGGGGGTTTTGTTAGTTATGGGGGGGTTTTGTTAGTTATGTGGGGGGGGGTTAGTTGTTTGTATGGGGTTTTAGTCTAATTAAAACACGGAGCCTTAGAGTGAAGCAATCATCCTGCAGATctgcaaggatttttttttcccccagcacagAGTTTTGGATGGGCCCAACTTGCAGGTCCTTTCCAGGGAAGATGGTGCAGGAGGAGTGAGGTTTTTCATGGCATCAGTGCTGGGATTAGGTGAAATTCAAAGTTCATGGCTGTGTTACATTAAACTTTTCAGAATATCAGTTTCTCCAAAGATGTTTAAGTTTGTGCAGCTGTAGCCTAAGGTCCATATATTGGGAATTTCAGCCTTCTTTAAAGTCTTTAAAGTTTAGGATTGTTGACCACACTGAGTTGTGCATATGCTGAAGTAGAAAGCTGTGATCTGGAATCAGAATGAGTACAAGAGCTGTGCTAGATGTCAGACAGGTTTTTTGGGGAAGTTACTCATTCCCTGCTAGGAAGAAAGTGgagtttctttctttaaaataaaaatccagcGTGGGGAAGGAGTGCAGGCTGCAGAACTGCTTGGAATGGCATCCATGCTGacctgagcagggctgctggctgggTGGAAAATGGGATGTTCCATTCCTGTCTTCCAGTTTGGTGACCTGGATCCCACCAGCGCGGAGTTTttcctgcaggaggagaggctggcCCAGATGAGGAGCGAGTAcgagcagcagtgcagggtaAGTGGGGCTGAGACCTCCTCCTGTGTCCACAGGAGCACCACAGAACCATTTAGGGTGGAAAATCCCTCTCAAATCGAGTCCagccattcccccagcactgccatcccTGCACTAAgcacgtccccaagtgccacattcactgcaaacagcagcacaaggagggTTGGAAAGTCTTCCCACAGAATCAGCTGGCTGAGCTGAGAGGGTGAGGAGCCCCCAGGGTGGGCTGCGAGGGAGTCCATGGAGCCCTGTGAATTCAGAATTGCAGGAACTTAGAGGATAAATAAGACACATCCACATTTTGCTGGTGTTCAGAccagaaatgtttgttttagaTAAACCTGAGAATACAAAGTTTGCTTTCTCCTCCATCTTGTGTACTTAAAAGACTTCAAGGTGAGCCTGcaggttttctgttttcacatcTGCTTTCTGATATCTGCAGAGGTATCAGCTCATctgttgtccagagaagctgaggctgcccctggatccctggaagtgcccaaggccaggttggacagggcttggagcaacctgggatagtggaagattTGCTttaaatcccttccaacccaaaccattctgtgattctgtgatctgttCTGCAGGATCCTTTCCATTCAATAAAGGGCTGCCTTTGCAAAAGACTGCTGGATTGGAAACACCACGGCAGCTCTCTTAGGAGGCTgcagtttaaaagcaaaaattgttCAGAAATAGGAGTTGAATCGATACTTCTCCATATGCAGctgatttttctatttttgaggaTGGCGGATATAAATCAGTACTCAGGGTTCACTTGCTGGGCCTCTCAGACCTGCAGGATTCTGTGTTTGCACATTCAGGGAGTTGTTTTCCTCAATAACTGCTGTTCCTGGGGTGGAGTGCACAGCTCTTGGCACAAACCCTGGGGATGTtctgctggcaggcaggaggagggaccAGATGGTAAATGCAGTAATGAGGGGATCTCTTTCCTAATTTGATCTTTTGCTTCTGATCTGATTTTTCAAGGAGATGGTATTTGAGGAGGCATTTCCCAACTGTTTGAGCATGTTACTAAAGctgctttttaataaaaggtcacaggaaaaaagaataaagagaaagCTCCTGGAGCATGCTACACCTTCAGCTTTGAGAGTTTGGTATTGTAGAATCATCAGagaatctcagaatggtttggattggaagggaccttaaaaacaACCTTGTTCCACctcttgccatgggcagggataaCTTCaactatcccagggtgctccaagccctgtccagcctggccttggacacttccagggatccacagcttctctgggcaccctgtgccagggcctgccgaccctcccagccaggaattgCTTCCCAggatcccatccatccctgccctctggcagtgggaagctgtATTTGGCTGATAGGAGGGTGCCTGTGGCACTGTGGGTTACTGACAAGTCTTTCTCTGCTGTAATTCCCCCCTGAATGTCCTGTGGTGGCTCTGGGTCGATATTCAGCAGCCTTGGCTCCTTCTCACTcagcttttttctcccttccctgccaggagctgcaggaccaGATCGATGAGCTGCACTCGGAGCTGCAGGAGTACCGTGCCCAGGGCAAAGTGCTCAGGCCTTCCCTGAGAAATTCCCTGTTTGGAGAGCTCGACATGGACATGAAGAGTCACGGCAACAGCAGGATTGAGCCTGACCAAGGTAGAAACATCCCTCCTGTAGGACTGAGATCTGTGCTGCAGGGGTTTACAACATCCTAGAGGTCATTCCATGGAAACCTTCCCAGTGGGATTGGTCACCACCTCTGATTTGGTGTTTAATGTTAATCTGGGCTGTGACTGCTGAACCAAAGTTAAAGCTGAAATTGATGTTTGCAGTTACTTGGCTGTGTTTGTGATGGGAGCTCGAGCTGCTAAACAAATTTAAATCGATGAAGTAATTCTGTGGAGAATTGTATATATTTATGCATTGtataatttatgttttcatagttacataaattattatttgattCCTATTTCTAAAGGACTTGGTTCAGAAGACTGCAACCCATTAAATATGAGCATAGAGGCAGAAATGGCCATTGAGCAGATGAAGGAGCAACACCACAGGGATCTGCATCACCTCAAACAGGAGCTTGAGGACACAGTAAGTGTTGGAATGAGGTGGTCTTGaagatcccttcccacccaaaccagtctgggattgTATGATCCCAGTAAGAAATAAAGCTGGGCACTTACACATTCTTTCCAGGGAAATTAATATAAGGTCCTGAAGTGTAAATCAAAATATTCATTGGAATGAATACATAGAACTAGATGGGAATATTGAGGAAAGCATCCCCGTAGAACATTCTGTGGAAAAGGAACAAATCCAtcctgtttttcccttctgtagGTGAGCCATTATGAAAAGCAGCTGGATGAGACAAAAGCCCAgtgggaaaaggagcaagaggaTATGAGGCAGAAGTATGCTGAGGAGATGAATATCATGGAAAAGCAGATCACTGGCCTTAAAAATCAAAtagagctgcagggagaggcagcagcgctcagggagcagcaggaaaagctcgAGTGTAAATACAAcgaggagaaaaacaaattgcAGATGCATTTCGATGAGGAGAAAGCCAATCTGCAGGAACTGTTGAGGCAGGAGCATGAGGATGAtgtcagggccaggctggagcaggtgaaCGAGGAGTTCAGGCAAGAACGGGAGGAGCTGATCCAAAAGAGTGCCTGGGTGGAAGAGAAGATGAGAGCTCTggtgcagagcctgcaggaggagaagggggagcTGGAACGTGGCTTCCAGGAGCAGGTGAAGAGGCTGGCAGAGGTGCACGccctggagaaggaggagctccaggaggagctgctgaggaagcacaagcaggagctggaggaggaaaggTGAGTGTCACCGCTGGAGCGTGGTGACCGGGGCAAACCTAGTGCAGGAACACCTCCCTGATGGGGAATTCCAGGTGTCCagtgctgttcctgctctgtcccacagcactgggctgctctccagggttttttctcttctgaccTTTCTCAAGCAGGTGTTCAGATTCATTTTTAGCTCGCCCAGAGGCTACAGTAGTGTTAAAGCATAACCAGGCATGATTAACTCGAGCTCTGTTCGGGATCCCTGTGCTCCACAAATCCCTGCTTGGTCCTTTTATAAAACTGTGGGTTTTCAGAGTTCTTTGCTGTAGAAGGAAGGAGTGGCTGGGAAGTGCTTTTAGCCAGCATGGAGTGTCAAAAGGAACTGAAGCCACCCTGGGGTGATGGGGGTGAGAGCATCTGCCCCCCTAAAATCTGAGCACAGGAGCTGAAGGGCACATCTTGCACATGAAATCTTTTCTGAGGCTATTTCCTGAGTTGTTGCACTTTTCCAAGGCAGCTTTTCTTTGTGAAGTTTTACCAAATTGTCTTGAATTTAACTTACAACTCCCAGAAACACTCATCCAATaatcagtaggaaaaaaaaaaaagtaaatttctaACTTGTTTTATTCAGCCTAAAGAGCCACTTTAATCTCTGAGGTAGTTTAGTAATATCTTATGTTAACCAtgtctaggaaaaaaatggcaaGTGAGTATAACAGAAGAGCATCTCATGCACAAACTCAGTTTTCTGTGGACACACAAACACTTGTGAATAAATATGAGGAAACCCTCCAGAGTCTGGAAGGACGCTACCAACGGGAGCTGCAGGAACTTGCTGAGCAGCAAAGAGAGGAGAAATCCCAGTGGGAGTTTGAAAGGGATGAAATTGCTCAGGAGGTGGCTGAAGCCCACgagcagctgaaggaaagcTTGGCAAGTGAGAGGGCTGTTTCTTCTGCCCTCACCCAGGAGAGGGATCTCCTGGAGAAAAATTTCAAGGAGGAGGTGAACAAGCTGGTGTGtgagagggagcagctggagaaggagctgcGAGAGCTGAGGAATGCTGCCCAGGAGCAAGAGGAAAAGATGAATGAGAGAATAAGCCAACTCCAAAATGACCACAAGAAAGAGCTAAAGGAGAAAGATGAATATATATCCACAGTGGAGCAAAATGGGAAACTGGTTAGGGAAAAGCTGGAGAGACTGGACAGTGAGTATAAGCGAGAGAAAGAAGAGCTCAATTCCAAACTCCTTGCTTTGGAGAGTTTAAACAGAGACATTTGTGAaagagcagagacagaaaaggcTGAGATGGGTTTGGAAATCTCAGACCTCTGCAGGAAAATCCAGAAACTGCAGTGGGAAACACGGAGCttttctgccctgcagagccattACAGGGTCCTGGAGAGTGAGTATGCAAAAGCCAAGAGCCAAATCGCTGCTTTTCCtggtgcagctcctctgggagaTGACGGGGATGTTCTCCAAAACCTGCAGAAGGTGCATGAGCAGGCAGTGAAGGAGAATGTCAGGATGGCTGCCCAGatcctgaggctgcagcaccggctggaagcagcagagcaggagctcctgcagcctcccagctgctcccactcTGGCTCAGAAGCAGAGGAACTGGATCCCAGTTTGGAAGGGTTGCCCAGTGATTATCAAGATGTAGCCATGGGGGCAGATTGCAGTGTCCTCCCCCCTCTGGAGGCTGATACTACAGACCTGGAAGAAATGTCGGAGATGGATTGGGATTTGGAGGAGGGAtgtgtgaaaggcagagctGGCGGCCACCCTGAGGCACAGGAGTGTTGGATCCAGGGAAGTCAAGCAGCTCTGGATGCTGATGGCAACCAGGATTGTGACAAGAACCTTTCTTGGGTGCCTGTGCTGCCGAAAAAGAGAGACCTGGAGAAAGTTCCCAGGCCAAAACCACTACGCAACGATGTCAAACGGCAGAAGGTTCATCTGCTAAATCACAGAACAGCTCCCAAAAATAAAGGGTTTGTTTCTGATGCTTTAAAGACGCaggtggagctggagagggCTGAAGAACTGAGCGAAGACTCTCTCCTGCTGGATCACACTCCTGGGGAAGCAGATGGTGACCTGAAGAGCGTAATAGCTCAGCTTTGGAAAAAGATGGAAGAGCTGGAAGACAGATCCATGGCACAGGCTGAACTTCTGTCGCTACAAGAAGAAATTCAGGTAGAAAATGAGGATCTGAAAGCTGAAGTGATGCAGTTAATTGAGAAAAATGAAGTGCTGGAAGACAACCTGCGTAGGCTGAGAAGGCTTCATTGTGAGCGAGAAGAAAGTGAGGTGGAAAGCATAAAGTTTGAAGAGGAAAACACCAAATTCCTCATGGAAGTCAAAGAGTTGGAAGATGTTAAAGAATCGGAAGATGTCCAAGAACAAGATGCTCATGGAAACACAGATATGCCCAGCGACACGAGAGGCGGGAAGCTGCAAGAACATCCCAGTGCGTttacagcacagcaggacaagAATTCCCAAAGCCAcagtgggaagagcaggaatgagggagcccagccccaggagaaggaggaagccCTGGGTCccccagaggagaggaaggcagTGACCCAGGGCCTGCAGAGCACGtgcactgagctgcagcagaaggtTGACCTGCTGAGGTAACGTAGCGCGGCCTTAGCACTAACCCAGCGCTGCCTTGGCTGCTCCCTTAACCACCGTAGTTTAACTCTGGTTTAACTCTGAGTAGCAAACAGTGCCGTGGACTCCTAACTCCTCTAGTCGTGGATAAAGACCACTGGAATAAATCCGTGTGTGTGACTTACTCCTCTCTGTGCCCGCCACCTAAGCAGGAAGCACCTGCCAGCTGTCCTGTCTGTGGATGTCACCGTCACCGTGTGTCCTCCAGCACAAACCCGTTGTGTTTCCATTGTCCAAAATCCATGGTAACACTTCCAGAGCGCTTCGTAGCTTTTACTAATATTCACCTCACTCAGTTCATTCCCTTCTAGAGCTGAATGCTGCTCACAAGGCTAAAATTGCTCCTGTTCTTCCTCGGTGAATGCTGCAGAATTATGGCAATTTGCAATGCTAAAAGTGCTTCTATTTTTCTCACTATTTAAGTTAATACTAGAGAATTAtaggggcttttttttttccccagttagGAACCCCTCAGGAGTGTGATATGGTAAATACAGTTATAAAATCATTATATTATATTCATCATAGGTTTTACCTACTTGTTTTTAACTGCTGTATTCCAGCaaggatttcttctttttttttgtgataaagTGGCTACAAGTGGCTTAATTATTGTTCAGCACCAGCTTCCTGCAGGAAATTGTTCTTTCAGGTGTCCCACCATGGCTAAGTTATTTCTGTGCAGTCTCCCGAGGACAGAAAGGACATTTTCCAACTGTGCTGTTCCCAGAATTCTGAATTCCACTTGGGGAAACAGCTCACTCTCCTGGCAATCTGCATATTGTGGTGTTCAGTTGGTATTTGTAGCTTAAGGACTGAAAGACATGTAGAATATTAGTGTGAAACTTTAGATTTTAACTCACTTGAGCTGCTCAAAAACATGCCCTAGAAGcccaggggttttttttaaagtttgttgtgaaattttgggattttttgaaCAAACCGCAGGGAGCGCTCCTGCCAAATtcacataaaatataaatacaccATTTATACATAAAATAAGGCAACTGTGGCTTTGTTTTTGAAGCATTACAGGTAGCTCTGACTTGTGGGATGCTTTCCCCTCTCCAGGTGTCCTACAGGATCTGTTCTCACTTGTCTCCTGTCTCTGCCACAGGTGTGAGGCCGAGAAGCTCCGGGAGGAGAACGCTGTCCTGAAAAACGAAGTGACTTTATTAAATGAGGAGGGGAGCGCTTCCAGCCTGAAACTGAGGGAGCTGAATGGATCCAGGGAAGAAATGAGGTGAGAATTCCTTGGGAAATGTACCCTGTGATGCCTTCAGGCTGTCTCTGTGGCTCAGCCACAATGGATTTGTGCCTTCTCTCCAAGCTCTTTTGTGCGTTAGGTGCTGTACAAATCCAAAATAGGGTTATTTCGTGGTGCTGTTGGAAATCCAGCTGGTTGACAGGTTATTCTTCATCCTTTTCCCTGCCCCAGCTTGTCCTGCCCAcccccagagccaggcaggggtTTAGCTGCAGGGACTGAGGTGACCCAGTAAGCAGGAGCTGACCTGATGCAATTATTTGTGCTTCAgcaaaggcagggagaggctcATCTGACAGATTATTCCAGTGGCTGGGTCTTTGGCAAGTGCAGAACCATCCCTGATCCTGGGATTATTCTTCCCCTCTAGGAAGGACCTGCTTGGGGCACCTTGAGAGGCTGAGCTCTTGCCAAGCTCATGCGGAACGGGGATGCtgagcaataaataaatatccaCAGTTAGCATTTCTGGTGGTGTTAAAAAAACCAGCTCGTTTttggaatcattaaggttggaaaagaccttcaagatcatcaagtccagccattaacccagcactgccaaggccaccactgacccctgtccccaagtgccacatccacatggctttgaaatccctccagggatggggactccaccactgctctGGACAGTGAAGAAATCTTCCCTAATATTCCAAACCTCCCTTGGCACAACTTGAGGTGATGCCCTCATGTGAAATCTTGCAGTTGTGTAtattgaaaatttattttagtgttAATGAGCTTTCCTTTTTCTACAGGCAGAAGATAGAGGCTGTGAGGAAGGAGAAAGTGGCTGTGCAGAAGATGGTTGACAACCTGAAAAAGCAGGTGTGTGGCTGAGCCCAAAACCTTCTCTGCAGAAATCATCACTGCATCAAAGCTGTTCCTTGGATAgtcacagaggcagcagaaaatgaacattttataaatttaaacattttgtaACTCTTTTATTGCCTCTCTGGGACTGATTTGAGGCTTGCTTGACCTCATAAGGCTTGCTCATAAGACAAAGGCTGCAATTGTCCATCTTACAGGATTGACAGAGCACTTTGCACAGTCAGCTTGGAAAGTTTATTTCGTAGAAATACAAAGTTTAAatcttttgttttgtaatttttttgcaaTGCTCTGCAGTAGCCCATGGGAAATAGAGATTGTGATTCAACCTCATTTCCCAGCTGGCTTGGTCTAGGAATGCTGCCAGTTGTATCCCTGTGGCTGCTACTTTTATTTTAGGGGTGGCTTGTTAGAACGGGTGAAACAGAAGCATTAATTACCTTTTACATCCACCTCATCTTGGTATTGCTTAGGAAGATACTTGCTCAGAATGATCTATTAGGATAACCCTCAAAATCCACACCAGCATGGCAAAGGGTGCTGTGGTGGGGGACTGATGTGACTGGTCTAATTAAGGCAAATGTTATGACATTTGTTATAACATTTATGTTATACATTATGACAAATTAATTGTTTGGAGTCACTGTCAGAGTGAGACTTGTCAGATCTTTAATAACCTTAATAGAAAGGAGATACCCCAAAATCTCACTCCCCAACCCCAAAATCTCACTCCCCAACCCCAAAATCTCACTCCCCAACCCCAAAATCTCACTCCCCAACCCCAAAATCTCACTCCCCGACCCCAAAATCTCACTCCCCGACCCCAAAATCTCACTCCCCGACCCCAAAATCTCACTCCCCGACCCCAAAATCTCACTCCCCGACCCCAAAATCTCACTCCCCGACCCCAAAATCTCACTCCCCGACCCCAAAATCTCACTCCCCGACCCCAAAATCTCACTCCCCGACCCCAAAATCTCACTCCCCGACCCCAAAATCTCACTCCCCGACCCCAAAATCTCACTCCCCGACCCCAAAATCTCACTCCCCGACCCCAAAATCTCACTCCCCGACCCCAAAATCTCACTCCCCGACCCCAAAATCTCACTCCCCGACCCCAAAATCTCACTCCCCGACCCCAAAATCTCACTCCCCGACCCCAAAATCTCACTCCCCGACCCCAAAATCTCACTCCCCGACCCCAAAATCTCACTCCCCGACCCCAAAATCTCACTCCCCGACCCCAAAATCTCACTGCCCGACCCCAAAATCTCACTGCCCGACCCCAAAATCTCACTGCCCGACCCCAAAATCTCACTGCCCGACCCCAAAATCTCACTGCCCGACCCCAAAATCTCACTGCCCGACCCCAAAATCTCACTGCCCGACCCCAAAATCTCACTGCCCGACCCCAAAATCTCACTGCCCGACCCCAAAATCTCACTGCCCGACCCCAAAATCTCACTGCCCGACCCCAAAATCTCACTGCCCGACCCCAAAATCTCACTGCCCGACCCCAAAATCTCACTGCCCGACCCCAAAATCTCACTCCCCGACCCCAAAATCTCACTCCCCGACCCCAAAATCTCACTCCCCGACCCCAAAATCTCACTCCCCGACCCCAAAATCTCACTCCCCGACCCCAAAATCTCACTCCCCGACCCCAAAACCTCACTCCCCGACCCCAAAACCTCACTCCCCGACCCCAAAACCTCACTCCCCGACCCCAAAACCTCACTCCCGGTGTGAactccctgctgtccctgctcaggtgGCAGATCTGAAGACCAGGAACCAACAGCTGGactctgaaaacacagaactcAGCCAGAGGAACTCCAAAACACAAGCAGATGTGCAGGATCTCAATCAGCAGCTGGCAAGGGTGCTCGagcaaaaggaaagggaagaggggaagtGTACCCTGGAAgaatgggaaaaggagaggctgctgctgaaagagGAACTGGAAAACTCCAAAATAGAGGTACAGGATTTGGTGGGACAGTTGGACTTCAGGGCTTTGGAATTggcatccctgtcctgggatTTCAAAGCTGAGCTTTGCTAAGTGCTGGCTCAAACAGAACAGTAGCCAAAAGCCAGGAGGGGAAAATGTGCAGGTTTGTCTTGAAAACACAGCTTAGTGATGCCAAATATTTCCCTGCACTTTCCAGCATGGCTGCTGTTCATCCAGTGCTATCTCAGCTCTGTCCAGtggctgcagcatcctctgctTAAACTCTGGTGCTCTGTGAGTCTCCTGAATTGAAATCTgagccttttattttttgcagtCATCAAATATGGTGTCGTCTTTGGAGATGGAGGTGTCAAAAATGAAGGTTCAAGCTcatctgctggagcaggagaacCACATCCtcaagcaggagctggagaagacAAAACAGGTATGGCCTTCTattgcccagaggagctgtggctgtccctggatccctggcagtgcccaaggccaggttggatggggcttggagcagcctgggatagtgggagctgtccctgcttaTTCCAGAGAGATTGGAACttgatgacctttaaaggtcccttccaacccaaacccttctgggaTTCTATTTGAGTGCCATCAGATTTATTTTCACCATCTCTTAATGGATGAAAATTAAGAGGTGGAagtattaatttctttaaagaaagTTCATAAAAGTGAGGGAGTGTAACTCCTCTTGAAACAGTTTCCAGGTGCAAGGCACAATTTTTCGAATAAGGTTGGGTTCACTTAGACTTTGCCAGAATATTTTTGGGAGCAGTGGATCTACAAAGAGAAGCTTTGGTCAAGATAAAGATTTAAAGCTCTAATTAAGGAATAGACAGGGCAAATGGGATCCACAGGAGAACATTTCCCTGTGTAACTGGAGATAACCCATTTTAGCTCCATGTAAGGAGTGAGCTCTTCCAGCATGTCCTGTCAGGGGGAATTCCTGTTGCTAAACCCATCTGGAGCTATCAGAGTCTCACaacatctgaaaataatttcctggaGAGCTCAGTTATCTCCTGTACAAGCACAGTTCAACTGGCTGTAAATATATGCTAATAAACACAGATAATGAAGGCTTCAAATGAGTCAGTTCCCTGATGAGGGCTCCACAAAGTCATTTTCTGCAGAGTGTAAAACACTCAGTTGAGGCACCCAGTGCTCAGGGCAGATAATGGTCTTaagaagcaaaagcagctgAGGCCTATTCAGAAACGAGTGGATTGTGGCTGGAGTGTAATTACAGGCAGGAGATGGAATGAGGAAAGGCAGGGATAAAGCACTGGGTCAGTTGGGAAAAGGATTGGAAATCAGCAGTGCAgtgtttttccctctgtgtgttTTAACACCCGGTGTTTTCAATGGGATATTGtggaaaaattccttccctgtgagggtgctgaggccctggcacaggctgctccaagaATTTATGAAAGTGTCCAAGGacagcttggagcaacctgggatagtgggaggtgtccctgcttgTTCCAGAGGGATTGGAATTTGATGActtttaaaggtcccttccaaccaaaccatGATTTCTGCGAGGGCACAGAAATGCAACTGTGAGGGGTTTGtttcccacagctgcccagatGTCCTGATCTCGCCGACCTTCAAAATGAAGTTTCAAGTTTAACCACTAGAAATGAGAagctgcaggaagagaaagaagcCCTGAGTGAGGAACTGAACAGATGTATTGATAAGGTGAGAAAAGACTGCAGATCCACATCATCACATCCTCTAAAGGGATGTTAAAATTCCTGTATCATTATCTGTGTCACCATAACCTGTAAAACTTCTCTGGATGTTATTTCCCTCACTCTCAAGCCAGATAAAAGCTTAATTGCCActgcctggatttttttttttcctagctggTCTTAGAGAGGAATTGAATTTTGCAGCACAGCTTTACTGTAATTTGATTATGTAGAAAATTCCAAACATTGCAAGGAAGAGAGGTCTGGCTATAAATACTGCAGCAGGACAAGGAAGACAGTGTTCTTGGCCTTTTATTGCATCTCTAACCTACTGTAACTCTGAACTTCAGCAGAGCAATCTGCACACTGTAAATAATAATCCCATTGTGTGGAAATTCAGAGAGCTGAGGGGCTTTTTGCTTTCCTGCATTTTCCTTCCTTAGCTTTAACTCCCTCTAGGGTAACCCTTGAAGTCAAACTGAGTCAAAACCAGAATTCCTGAGTGAGGATTCCTGATGTAATCTCACTGCAGGTTGCTCAAGTCAGCTGCTTGGAGAGTGCAGTCAGCAGCTTGAAGCAGGAGCAGAaatcctgggagcagcagagtcaggcactgaaagcacagctcagcctctcccaggACAAGGTAGGAGACACTGATTTATACTATAACCCTGGATAAAAGCATTTTGATCATCTCTGGTAGTGCTTTTCCTCATTAAAGCCTCCTTCTGAGGCCGTGCAGCTGAGGATGGCTCCTTCAAGGGGCTTTCAAAGTTAAAATGTTCTTAAAGCATGAAAGGAAACTTGTTAAACACAATGAGGGATTTTTCTCTCTACAGCCAAGTGGGTTTTGCCAATTCCCTCTGCCTGGTTATTCCCAAAATGCTGCAGAGACTCTGCTGTTGCTCCTCTGTCCTGGTGCAGGCTCACCCTTCCCtagcagggatgggatcaggtGGTTCCCTGCTTGGCTGAGCATTCCTGGAGTTTCTCCTTGGCCACGGGCTGCCAGGAAGAATAAATAATTCAAGGGAAGGCTTCTTTCCAGCATATCACAGTAAATGCTCAGGGCTGGAGGATGTTTCTGGTGAATGCAGCATTGTGACTGTTCAAAGTGAGTGGCTGCGAGGTTGGAACAGAAAGTGGGAAATTCATTAGGAATCAGAGAGTTTTAAGGATAGAAAACCCCTCTAAGATCAAatccaaccattcccccagcactaccaaggccaccactgaccagTGTCCCCAGGTCCCACATCCACTGGGCTTTTAAATcctttcagggatggggactgcaccactgccctgggcagctgt is drawn from Prinia subflava isolate CZ2003 ecotype Zambia chromosome 5, Cam_Psub_1.2, whole genome shotgun sequence and contains these coding sequences:
- the NIN gene encoding ninein isoform X4, coding for MDEAEQDQYEARLKELFDSFDSTGTGSLGQEELTDLCHMLHLEEVAPALQQTLLQGNLLGRVHFDQFKEALILILSRTLSNEEHFQEPDSSPEAQPKYIKGGKRYGRRSLPEFQESVEDFAEVTVIEPLSEEPHPAHIAASQEHWKTRGSEEYEAEGQLRFWNPDDLNASPGASPSPDWIEEKLQEVCEHLGITRDGHLNRKKLVSICEQYGLHAAAGEVLEEVLHNLEQDGTMSIEDFFYGLLRNGKSLTPSASTPYRQLKRHLSIQSFDESGRRTATPSAMPSTIGFSLFSSLDDGMGYGCVEGVLDCWHQEGIENSQEILKALDFSLDGKVSLAELTLALENELLITKNGVHQAALASFKTEIRHWMERFDQVAREKEKLRSDLEKAEKLKSLMASEVDDHHAAIERRNEYNLRKLDEEYKERIAALKNELRREREQILQQANKQRLELEQEIEKLKTDENYMRDRLALALKENSRLENELVETGEKLAECESVASKLQRNLENVLAEKFGDLDPTSAEFFLQEERLAQMRSEYEQQCRELQDQIDELHSELQEYRAQGKVLRPSLRNSLFGELDMDMKSHGNSRIEPDQGLGSEDCNPLNMSIEAEMAIEQMKEQHHRDLHHLKQELEDTVSHYEKQLDETKAQWEKEQEDMRQKYAEEMNIMEKQITGLKNQIELQGEAAALREQQEKLECKYNEEKNKLQMHFDEEKANLQELLRQEHEDDVRARLEQVNEEFRQEREELIQKSAWVEEKMRALVQSLQEEKGELERGFQEQVKRLAEVHALEKEELQEELLRKHKQELEEERKKMASEYNRRASHAQTQFSVDTQTLVNKYEETLQSLEGRYQRELQELAEQQREEKSQWEFERDEIAQEVAEAHEQLKESLASERAVSSALTQERDLLEKNFKEEVNKLVCEREQLEKELRELRNAAQEQEEKMNERISQLQNDHKKELKEKDEYISTVEQNGKLVREKLERLDSEYKREKEELNSKLLALESLNRDICERAETEKAEMGLEISDLCRKIQKLQWETRSFSALQSHYRVLESEYAKAKSQIAAFPGAAPLGDDGDVLQNLQKVHEQAVKENVRMAAQILRLQHRLEAAEQELLQPPSCSHSGSEAEELDPSLEGLPSDYQDVAMGADCSVLPPLEADTTDLEEMSEMDWDLEEGCVKGRAGGHPEAQECWIQGSQAALDADGNQDCDKNLSWVPVLPKKRDLEKVPRPKPLRNDVKRQKVHLLNHRTAPKNKGFVSDALKTQVELERAEELSEDSLLLDHTPGEADGDLKSVIAQLWKKMEELEDRSMAQAELLSLQEEIQVENEDLKAEVMQLIEKNEVLEDNLRRLRRLHCEREESEVESIKFEEENTKFLMEVKELEDVKESEDVQEQDAHGNTDMPSDTRGGKLQEHPSAFTAQQDKNSQSHSGKSRNEGAQPQEKEEALGPPEERKAVTQGLQSTCTELQQKVDLLRCEAEKLREENAVLKNEVTLLNEEGSASSLKLRELNGSREEMRQKIEAVRKEKVAVQKMVDNLKKQVADLKTRNQQLDSENTELSQRNSKTQADVQDLNQQLARVLEQKEREEGKCTLEEWEKERLLLKEELENSKIESSNMVSSLEMEVSKMKVQAHLLEQENHILKQELEKTKQLPRCPDLADLQNEVSSLTTRNEKLQEEKEALSEELNRCIDKVAQVSCLESAVSSLKQEQKSWEQQSQALKAQLSLSQDKVQSLSETLQSTNLQMSRLKSDLQVTQQEKETLKQEVVALHKQLQSTSDKNRVLEGALPPSGLQDQRGQIHWDELEQEQEQRLLRQDNERLQREVQSTRTELAHSREKIRQLESTILSLKHQKHQSQSGIVKAIEQEKLSLKRECEQLQKELSSANRKISQMNSLERELETSSENEGLRKKQVKLDDQLMEMLQSGGMRSQSSQQQGCATVPREQFLQLHQQLLQAERRSQRLQEELESRPSGTNMQQHPENFHPNPSPSSFHQ